CGGCATGCGGCCCAACGAGAACGCCACCCTCGCCAACAGCTTCATGCGGTCCTGCAACACCGCCTTCATCAAGCTCATCGACGAGAAGCCGCTCACCGACGCCTCGCTGACCCAGGAGGCCGAGCAGCACTTCGGGCTCGGGCAGGACAACTGGAAGACGGGCATCGCCTCCTTCGACGGCAACGTCCCCGCGGTCGGCGGACCGGACCGGGCGGCCGGCGCCATCGGGCAGGGCCAGGTCCAGATGAGCCCGCTGAACATGGCGTCGGTCACCGCGACCGCGATCACCGGCGCCTTCCGCCAGCCCTACCTGGTCTCGCCGGAGCTCGACGGCCGGCAGCTGGCCCGGGCCGAGGGCCTGAAGCCGAGCACCGCCGCCCAGCTGAAGCAGATGATGCGGCTCACCGCGACCCAGGGCACCGCCCAGGCGGCCATGGCGGGGCTGGGCGGCGACATCGGCGCCAAGACCGGCTCCGCCGAGGTCGACGGCAACGCCAAGTCCAACAGCTGGTTCACCGGGTTCCGCAACGACATCGCGGCGGCGGCCATGACCGAGCAGGGCGGCCACGGCGGCGACGCGGCCGGGCCGATTGTCGCAGCCGTGCTACGAACAGGTGGCTGATCTCACCTCCGCGTGACGGGACTCTAGGGTGGTGGCCGTCGTTGGGACAGCTGAGGGCAACGGGGACCCTGGGGATTCGCGGAGGACGGACAGCAGTGGGCAACAGAAGGCGCGTCGCCGAGCGACGGAAGACGAAGCCCGCCGTGATCGGCGGGGTGATCGCCGTGGTCGTCGTCGGAGCCGGGGCAGGCGCCTACGCGCTGTACGGCGGCGGTGCCGCGGCCGACGACGGGACCCGCGCGGCCTCGGACCAGAAGGCCGAGGTGAAGACGGGCCCGCTGTCGCCCTCCGAGGTCACGACCACCGCGCGGGCCTTCCTCACCGCCTGGCAGTCGGGGAAGGTCCCGCAGGCCGCGGCGGCCACCGACGACTCGGCCGCGGCCCGGGCCCTGCTCACCGGCTACGGCAAGGACGCCCGCATCAAGGACGTCACCCTCACCCCGGGCAAGCCCACCGGCGACAAGGTGCCCTTCTCCGTCAAGGCCACGGTGTCCTACAAGGGCACCGAGAAGCCGCTGGCGTACGACAGCGCGCTGACCGTCGTCCGCCGCACCAGCGACGGCAAGCCGCTGGTCGACTGGCACTCCGCGGTCGTCCACCCGGATCTGCGGGACGGTGACGAGCTGGTCACCGGCGAGGCGGGCACACCCCCGGTCAAGGCGCTCGACCGGGACGGCGGCGAACTGACCAAGCAGAAGTACGCCTCCATCGGCCCCGTGCTGGACGGGCTGCGCGAGAAGTACGGCAAGAAGGCCGGCGGCAAGGCCGGCATCGAGCTGCGGGTCGTGCGCGGCAAGGCCGCCAAGGCGAAGAACCTGTCCGACAAGACGCTGCTGGAGCTGAGCGAGGGCACGCCGGGCACCGTCAAGACCACACTCGACCCGGCGCTCCAGGCGGCGGCCGAGCAGCAGGTCGCGAAGAAGGCCCGGTCGTCGGTGGTGGTGCTGCGCGCGTCGACCGGCGAGATCCTGGCCGCCGCCAACGCCTCGCCCGGTTTCAACACCGCCTTCCAGGGTTCCCTGGCGCCCGGCTCCACGATGAAGGTCATCACCGCCTCGATGCTGATCGAGAAGGGCCTGGCCTCGGCGGACAAGAAG
This genomic stretch from Streptomyces sp. Go-475 harbors:
- a CDS encoding penicillin-binding transpeptidase domain-containing protein is translated as MGNRRRVAERRKTKPAVIGGVIAVVVVGAGAGAYALYGGGAAADDGTRAASDQKAEVKTGPLSPSEVTTTARAFLTAWQSGKVPQAAAATDDSAAARALLTGYGKDARIKDVTLTPGKPTGDKVPFSVKATVSYKGTEKPLAYDSALTVVRRTSDGKPLVDWHSAVVHPDLRDGDELVTGEAGTPPVKALDRDGGELTKQKYASIGPVLDGLREKYGKKAGGKAGIELRVVRGKAAKAKNLSDKTLLELSEGTPGTVKTTLDPALQAAAEQQVAKKARSSVVVLRASTGEILAAANASPGFNTAFQGSLAPGSTMKVITASMLIEKGLASADKKHPCPKYFTYGHWKFQNDDKFEIKNGTFKASFARSCNTAFISQAPKLKDDDLTKQAQQVFGLGMNNWAIGVPSFDGAVPVQSAAQMGASLIGQGGVRMNPLNMASVSATVKSGTFHQPYLVSPDVDDRKLATASRTMSAGTLSQLRELMAYTAAAGTAAEAMSGVTGDVGAKTGSAEVDGQKKPNGWFTAYRGDLAAAGVVQQGGHGGSTAGPIVAALLKMGD